A stretch of Canis lupus baileyi chromosome 7, mCanLup2.hap1, whole genome shotgun sequence DNA encodes these proteins:
- the AARS2 gene encoding alanine--tRNA ligase, mitochondrial: protein MAASMAAAAGGLRRAIRRSPLWGGPSRRPLSSEPPPAQATAVRDAFLSFFRDRHGHRLVPSASVRPRGDPSLLFVNAGMNQFKPIFLGTVNPRSEMAGFRRVANSQKCVRAGGRHNDLEDVGRDLSHHTFFEMLGNWAFGGEYFKEEACSMAWELLTQVYGIPKDRLWVSYFGGDPKAGLDPDLESRDIWLNLGVHASHVLSFGPEENFWEMGDTGPCGPCTEIHYDLAGRVGAPQLVELWNLVFIQHNRETDGSLQPLPQRHVDTGMGLERLVAVLQGTPSTYDTDLFSPLLKAIHQGCGAPPYLGQVGAADKGRTDMAYRVVADHIRTLSVCIADGVYPGMSGAPLVLRRILRRAVRFSTEVLQAPPGFLGSLVPVVVEILGDTYPELQKHSAQIASLVSEEEAAFLASLQRGRRIIDQTLRCLGPSELFPAEVAWSLSLSGNLGLPLDLVELMLEEKGVQLDSAGLARLAQEEAKLRSRQAEPVQRQGLQLNVHALGELQRRGVPPTDDSPKYNYSLRPSGGYEFNPCEAQVLQLYLEDGTAVASVGKGQHCGLLLDKTNFYAEQGGQASDRGYLVRVGQEDVLFPVARAQICGGFILHEAVAPEGLKVGDQVQLHVDEAWRLGCMEKHTATHLLNWALRQALGPGTEQRGSHLNPERLRFDVATQAPLTPEQLQAVEGTVQEAVGQDEAVYMEEVALAHTAHVPGLRSLDEVYPDPVRVVSVGVPVARALDPASQAALQTSVELCCGTHLLRTGAVGDLVIIGERQLTKGTVRLLAVTGEQAQQAREVGQSLAQEVEAATERLSRGSQDVVEAHRLSKDMGRLIDAVDTAVMPQWQRRELQAALKVLQRRANTALRKLELRQAAQKTQELLQRHSEGPLIVDTVAAESLSVLVKVVRQLCERAPCTSVLLLSPQPQGHVLCACQVAQSAMPAFTAEAWALAVCSHMGGKAWGSQVVAQGTGTTADLEAALSTARTYALDQL, encoded by the exons ATGGCGGCGTCGATGGCAGCGGCCGCCGGGGGACTGCGGCGGGCCATTCGAAGGTCGCCCCTGTGGGGGGGCCCCAGCCGCCGGCCGCTCTCATCCGAGCCCCCTCCGGCCCAGGCCACCGCCGTGCGAGACGCCTTCCTAAGCTTCTTTCGGGACCGCCATGGCCACCGGCTGGTGCCGTCCGCTTCCGTGCGGCCCCGCGGCGACCCCAGCTTGCTCTTCGTCAACGCCGGCATGAACCAG TTCAAGCCGATCTTCCTGGGCACTGTGAATCCACGAAGCGAGATGGCAGGCTTCCGACGTGTGGCCAACAGCCAGAAATGTGTGAGGGCTGGAGGACGCCACAACGACCTGGAAGACGTGGGCCGGGACCTTTCCCATCATACCTTCTTCGAGATGCTCGGCAATTGGGCTTTTGGGGGTGAATATTTTAAG GAAGAGGCTTGCAGCATGGCCTGGGAACTGCTGACTCAAGTCTATGGGATCCCTAAGGACAGGCTCTGGGTCTCCTACTTTGGTGGTGACCCCAAGGCAGGGTTGGACCCAGACCTAGAGAGCAGGGACATCTGGCTCAACTTAGG GGTGCATGCCAGCCATGTGCTTTCCTTTGGACCAGAAGAGAACTTCTGGGAGATGGGGGACACTGGCCCATGTGGGCCCTGTACCGAGATCCACTATGACCTGGCTGGTAGAGTGGGAGCCCCCCAGCTGGTGGAGCTTTGGAATCTGGTCTTCATTCAACACAACAG AGAGACAGATGGAAgcctgcagcccctgccccagcggCACGTGGACACAGGAATGGGCCTGGAAAGACTGGTAGCTGTGCTGCAAGGCACACCCTCCACCTACGACACTGACCTCTTTTCCCCGCTGCTCAAAGCCATACACCAG GGTTGCGGGGCACCCCCTTACTTGGGCCAGGTCGGAGCAGCAGACAAGGGTCGCACAGACATGGCATATCGCGTGGTGGCCGATCACATCCGCACACTCAGTGTCTGCATCGCTGATGGTGTCTACCCTGGAATGTCGGGCGCCCC GCTGGTTCTTCGTCGGATCCTCCGTCGAGCTGTGCGGTTCTCTACGGAGGTGTTGCAGGCACCACCGGGGTTCCTAGGCAGCCTGGTGCCTGTAGTGGTGGAGATACTG GGGGATACTTATCCAGAACTACAGAAGCACTCAGCCCAG ATAGCCAGCCTGGTATCAGAGGAGGAGGCAGCCTTCCTGGCCTCCCTGCAGCGGGGTCGGCGGATCATCGATCAGACCCTGAGGTGCCTGGGGCCTTCTGAATTGTTCCCTG CTGAAGTGGCCTGGTCCTTATCACTGTCTGGGAACCTGGGGCTCCCCCTGGACCTGGTAGAGCTAATGCTGGAGGAGAAAGGGGTGCAGCTGGACTCTGCTGGGCTGGCACGGTTGGCCCAGGAGGAGGCCAAG CTCCGGTCACGGCAGGCCGAGCCAGTTCAGAGGCAGGGACTGCAGCTGAATGTCCACGCACTGGGGGAGCTGCAGCGCCGAGGCGTGCCCCCAACTGACGACAGTCCCAAGTACAACTACTCTCTGCGGCCCAGCGGAGGCTATG AGTTCAACccctgtgaggcccaggtgcTCCAGCTATATTTGGAGGATGGGACAGCTGTGGCTTCTGTGGGGAAAGGCCAGCACTGTGGCCTCCTCTTGGACAAAACCAACTTCTACGCTGAACAGGGGGGTCAGGCTTCAGACCGAGGCTACCTGGTGCGGGTGGGCCAGGAG gaTGTGCTGTTCCCAGTGGCCCGGGCCCAGATCTGTGGAGGCTTCATCCTACACGAGGCTGTGGCCCCTGAGGGCCTGAAGGTGGGGGACCAGGTGCAGCTACATGTGGATGAG GCCTGGCGTCTAGGCTGCATGGAGAAGCACACGGCCACGCACCTGCTAAACTGGGCCCTGCggcaggccctgggcccaggcaCGGAGCAGCGAGGTTCTCATCTCAATCCCGAGCGGCTGCGCTTTGACGTGGCCACCCAG GCTCCACTGACCCCAGAGCAGCTCCAGGCAGTGGAGGGCACTGTACAAGAGGCCGTGGGGCAGGATGAGGCCGTTTACATGGAGGAGGTGGCCCTGGCACACACTGCTCATGTCCCTGGCCTGCGCTCTCTGGATGAG GTATACCCAGACCCTGTACGGGTGGTATCAGTGGGGGTGCCTGTGGCCCGTGCACTGGACCCAGCCTCCCAAGCTGCACTGCAGACCTCTGTGGAGCTGTGCTGCGGGAC GCACCTGCTGCGCACAGGGGCTGTAGGGGACCTCGTCATCATTGGGGAGCGCCAGCTCACCAAGGGCACTGTCCGCCTACTTGCTGTCACTGGGGAGCAGGCCCAGCAG GCCCGAGAGGTGGGCCAGAGCCTGGCCCAGGAAGTAGAAGCTGCCACAGAGCGGCTTAGTCGAGGCAGCCAGGATGTAGTGGAGGCTCACCGACTATCCAAGGACATGGGACGACTCATTGAT GCTGTGGACACGGCTGTGATGCCTCAGTGGCAGCGGCGGGAACTGCAGGCTGCCCTAAAGGTGCTACAGCGGCGTGCCAACACGGCCCTCCGAAAGCTGGAGCTGAGGCAG gCTGCACAGAAAACCCAGGAGCTGCTGCAGCGGCACTCGGAGGGGCCCCTGATCGTGGACACAGTTGCCGCCGAGTCCCTCTCA GTGCTGGTGAAGGTGGTGCGGCAGCTGTGTGAGCGGGCACCCTGCACATCTGTGCTCCTCCTCAGCCCCCAGCCACAGGGGCACGTGCTGTGTGCCTGTCAGGTGGCTCAG AGTGCCATGCCAGCCTTCACAGCAGAGGCCTGGGCACTGGCGGTATGCAGCCACATGGGGGGCAAGGCCTGGGGCTCTCAAGTGGTGGCCCAGGGCACCGGAACCACTGCTGACCTAGAAGCTGCCCTCAGTACAGCTCGAACCTATGCCCTCGACCAACTCTGA